Proteins encoded by one window of Glycine soja cultivar W05 chromosome 15, ASM419377v2, whole genome shotgun sequence:
- the LOC114387972 gene encoding acetolactate synthase 2, chloroplastic-like — protein sequence MAATTAPKPAFTALPSSSSSSSQKPFLRLALQFPSLPNSSYHSQRPSLKISSALSDATAKTTTAAAAEDFVSRFGLEEPRKGADILVEALERQGVTDVFAYPGGASMEIHQALTRSASIRNVLPRHEQGGVFAAEGYARSSGIPGVCIATSGPGATNLVSGLADAMLDSVPLVAITGQVPRRMIGTDAFQETPIVEVTRSVTKHNYLVLDVDDIPRIVNEAFFLATSGRPGPVLIDIPKDIQQQFAIPNWDQPIRLPGYMSRLPKSPNENHLELIVRLVMESKKPVLYVGGGCLNSSEELRRFVELTGVPVASTLMGLGAYPIADENSLQMLGMHGTVYANYAVDKADLLLAFGVRFDDRVTGKLEAFASRAKIVHIDIDSAEIGKNKQPHVSVCADLKLALKGINHMLESRGVGGKLDFRGWREELNEQKRRFPLSYKTFEDEISPQYAIQVLDELTNGDAIVSTGVGQHQMWAAQFYKYKRPRQWLTSGGLGAMGFGLPAAIGAAVANPGAVVVDIDGDGSFIMNVQELATIKVEKLPVKILLLNNQHLGMVVQWEDRFYKSNRAHTYLGDPSNENAIFPDMLKFADACGIPAARVTKKEDLRAAIQKMLDTPGPYLLDVIVPHQEHVLPMIPSNGTFQDVITEGDGRTSY from the coding sequence ATGGCGGCAACCACTGCCCCAAAACCTGCGTTCACCGCCCTcccttcttcatcatcatcatcttcccaGAAGCCCTTTCTGCGTCTCGCCCTCCAATTTCCCTCCCTCCCAAACAGTTCCTATCACTCCCAACGCCCTTCTCTCAAAATCTCCAGCGCCCTCTCCGATGCAACCGCGAAAACCAccaccgccgccgccgccgaaGATTTTGTCTCCCGATTCGGCCTGGAGGAGCCCCGCAAGGGCGCCGACATCCTCGTGGAGGCGCTGGAGCGGCAGGGCGTGACGGACGTGTTCGCCTACCCCGGTGGTGCTTCCATGGAGATCCACCAGGCACTCACCCGCTCCGCCTCCATCCGCAACGTCCTCCCCCGCCACGAGCAGGGTGGCGTCTTCGCCGCCGAGGGCTACGCCCGTTCCTCCGGCATCCCCGGCGTCTGCATCGCCACCTCCGGCCCCGGCGCCACCAACCTCGTCAGCGGCCTCGCCGACGCCATGCTCGATAGCGTCCCCCTCGTCGCCATCACCGGCCAGGTCCCCCGCCGCATGATCGGCACCGACGCCTTCCAAGAAACCCCCATCGTCGAGGTAACGCGTTCCGTCACAAAGCATAACTATCTCGTTCTAGATGTTGATGATATTCCTAGAATCGTTAATGAAGCGTTTTTCTTAGCCACTTCGGGTAGACCTGGCCCTGTGTTAATTGATATACCCAAAGATATTCAGCAACAGTTTGCGATTCCTAATTGGGATCAACCAATTAGGTTACCTGGTTACATGTCTAGGTTGCCTAAGTCTCCCAATGAGAATCATTTGGAGCTTATTGTGAGGTTGGTTATGGAATCTAAGAAACCTGTTTTGTATGTTGGTGGTGGTTGTTTGAATTCTAGTGAGGAATTGCGGCGTTTTGTCGAGCTCACTGGTGTTCCTGTTGCTAGTACTTTGATGGGTCTTGGTGCTTATCCCATTGCTGATGAGAATTCTCTTCAGATGCTTGGGATGCACGGGACTGTTTATGCTAATTATGCTGTGGACAAGGCTGATCTTTTGCTTGCGTTTGGGGTGAGGTTTGATGACCGTGTCACGGGGAAGCTCGAGGCTTTTGCGAGCCGGGCTAAGATAGTTCACATTGATATTGATTCGGCGGAGATTGGAAAGAACAAGCAGCCGCATGTTTCGGTTTGCGCTGATTTGAAGCTGGCGTTGAAGGGGATTAATCACATGTTGGAGAGCAGAGGGGTTGGGGGGAAGCTTGATTTTAGAGGTTGGAGGGAAGAGCTGAATGAGCAGAAGCGAAGGTTTCCTTTGAGCTATAAGACTTTTGAGGATGAGATTTCTCCTCAGTATGCTATACAGGTTCTTGATGAGTTGACTAATGGGGATGCTATTGTGAGTACTGGAGTTGGACAGCACCAGATGTGGGCTGCTCAGTTTTACAAGTACAAGAGGCCTAGGCAGTGGTTAACATCCGGTGGTCTTGGTGCTATGGGGTTTGGATTGCCGGCTGCCATCGGTGCGGCTGTGGCTAATCCGGGTGCGGTTGTGGTTGACATTGATGGTGATGGGAGTTTTATAATGAATGTTCAGGAGCTGGCCACTATCAAGGTAGAGAAGCTCCCGGTTAAGATATTGTTGTTGAATAATCAACACTTGGGTATGGTTGTTCAGTGGGAGGATCGGTTctataagtctaacagggctcACACGTATCTGGGAGACCCCTCTAATGAGAATGCCATATTTCCTGATATGTTGAAGTTTGCTGATGCTTGCGGGATACCGGCAGCTCGTGTGACCAAGAAAGAAGACCTTAGAGCGGCAATTCAGAAAATGTTGGACACCCCTGGCCCCTATCTTCTTGATGTCATTGTACCCCATCAAGAGCATGTCTTGCCCATGATTCCTAGCAATGGAACCTTCCAGGACGTGATAACTGAGGGTGATGGCAGGACAAGTTACTGA